From the Maioricimonas rarisocia genome, one window contains:
- a CDS encoding N-acetylglucosamine-6-phosphate deacetylase, which translates to MTSFAARRYDTGEPVRISLEGEQIAAVEPMGPLEDLEPLPYVAPGFFDLQINGHGGVWFSDESLTSDAVLEVLAAHFRFGVTRLCPTLITNSFEAIHDGLTAIRQACEREKWSDQMVAGCHIEGPYIAAEDGPRGAHPLEHVRGCDWSEFEKWQKASGGRVRLVTLAAEADGAEDFIRQAVASGVTVAIGHTAATTEQITAAVDAGARLSTHLGNGAHGTMRRHPNYIWDQLGEPRLTASIITDGHHLPPSVVRSIIFAKGTSGIVLTCDASGLAGCAPGEYDYHGGRFEVLADGPIVVAGQRQYLAGSGQLTDTCVSNAVTMAGLTLGQACDMAALNPCRLLGIPVVTLTRGSRADLILFRYGGSGTRLQVTAAMLAGALRFGELPGTC; encoded by the coding sequence ATGACCTCGTTTGCTGCACGTCGCTACGACACCGGAGAACCCGTCCGTATCTCGCTCGAGGGAGAGCAGATTGCCGCTGTCGAACCGATGGGGCCCCTGGAAGATCTGGAGCCGTTGCCGTATGTGGCTCCCGGGTTCTTCGATCTGCAGATCAACGGGCACGGGGGCGTCTGGTTCAGCGATGAGTCGCTCACGAGTGATGCGGTGCTCGAAGTCCTGGCTGCACATTTCCGGTTCGGGGTGACCCGGCTGTGTCCGACGCTGATCACGAATTCCTTCGAGGCGATCCACGATGGCCTGACTGCCATCCGCCAGGCGTGCGAGCGGGAGAAGTGGTCCGACCAGATGGTGGCCGGCTGCCACATCGAAGGTCCCTACATCGCGGCTGAAGACGGACCCCGTGGCGCCCACCCACTGGAGCATGTGCGGGGCTGCGACTGGAGCGAGTTCGAGAAGTGGCAGAAAGCCTCCGGCGGGCGGGTGCGGCTGGTGACGCTGGCGGCCGAGGCAGACGGAGCCGAAGACTTCATCCGGCAGGCAGTCGCTTCGGGCGTCACCGTGGCCATCGGCCATACCGCCGCCACCACCGAGCAGATCACCGCAGCGGTCGATGCCGGGGCGCGGCTGAGCACGCATCTGGGCAACGGGGCGCACGGGACGATGCGGCGGCATCCGAACTACATCTGGGATCAGCTCGGTGAACCGCGGTTGACGGCCAGCATCATCACCGACGGACATCATCTGCCCCCGAGCGTTGTCCGCAGTATCATCTTCGCCAAAGGCACCTCCGGCATCGTGTTGACCTGCGATGCCTCGGGGCTCGCCGGATGCGCACCGGGGGAGTACGACTACCACGGCGGACGATTTGAAGTGCTCGCGGACGGCCCGATCGTCGTTGCCGGTCAACGGCAGTATCTGGCCGGCTCGGGACAGCTGACTGATACCTGCGTCTCCAATGCCGTCACAATGGCTGGTCTTACGCTGGGGCAGGCGTGCGACATGGCGGCGCTCAACCCCTGCCGGTTGCTGGGCATCCCTGTGGTAACGCTCACGCGGGGAAGTCGTGCCGACCTGATTCTGTTCCGCTACGGCGGTTCCGGAACCCGGCTGCAGGTGACCGCGGCGATGCTGGCCGGCGCGCTCCGCTTCGGCGAATTGCCGGGCACATGCTGA